Proteins encoded together in one Prosthecobacter debontii window:
- a CDS encoding transposase, translating to MAAKTVKPKPPYPTDVSDEEWQFCRPYLELMTEEAPQREHSLRDVFNAVRYVVRAGCPWRMLPHDLPPWAIVYQQWQRWIKAGCLEAMA from the coding sequence ATGGCAGCCAAGACCGTGAAACCCAAGCCTCCGTATCCCACCGATGTCAGCGATGAAGAGTGGCAGTTCTGCCGCCCTTACCTTGAACTCATGACGGAAGAGGCTCCGCAACGGGAGCACTCCTTGCGCGATGTGTTCAATGCCGTTCGTTATGTCGTCCGGGCTGGTTGCCCTTGGAGAATGCTGCCCCATGACCTGCCGCCTTGGGCCATTGTTTACCAGCAATGGCAGCGCTGGATCAAGGCTGGGTGCTTGGAGGCCATGGCGCA